A section of the Elizabethkingia anophelis R26 genome encodes:
- the ilvA gene encoding threonine ammonia-lyase IlvA translates to MMMNLNFSEAAQRVKEVVIHTPLQLNLNLSRKYDCNVYLKREDLQVVRSYKLRGAYNMMKSLSTEELKKGVVCASAGNHAQGVAYSCNKMGVKGVIFMPSITPKQKIDQTRMFGDSNIEIILTGDTFDDCATAAKIYTEEKGMVFIPPFDHERIIEGQGTVGVELYEDLKNIDYIIVPNGGGGLCAGISTFVKSVSPETKVVGVEPEGAPSMTLALKERQPREVPSIDRFVDGAAVKKVGELTYNICSQNLDNMLLVPEGKVCTTILQLYNKDAIVVEPAGALSVAVLDQLKEEIKGKNVVCIISGSNNDIDRMQEIKERSLLYEGLKHYFVLEFPQRPGALKEFVTNIMGENNDITYFQFSKKNNKESGPAVIGIEVETPEDFENLRKRMDQNMLKYTYLNNDQLLFNNLIG, encoded by the coding sequence ATGATGATGAATTTAAATTTTTCAGAAGCAGCACAACGAGTCAAAGAGGTTGTGATCCATACCCCGCTTCAGCTTAATCTGAATCTTTCCCGAAAGTATGACTGTAATGTTTATCTGAAAAGAGAAGATCTTCAGGTAGTGCGTTCCTACAAATTGAGAGGTGCTTATAATATGATGAAATCTTTATCTACAGAAGAGCTGAAAAAAGGAGTTGTATGTGCTAGTGCAGGGAATCATGCGCAGGGGGTTGCTTATAGTTGTAACAAGATGGGAGTAAAAGGAGTGATATTTATGCCAAGTATTACACCAAAACAAAAAATTGACCAGACCAGAATGTTTGGAGATTCCAATATCGAGATTATTTTGACAGGTGATACTTTCGATGACTGTGCGACAGCAGCTAAAATTTACACTGAAGAAAAAGGAATGGTATTTATTCCGCCTTTTGACCATGAACGAATTATTGAAGGTCAGGGGACTGTGGGGGTAGAATTGTATGAGGATCTGAAAAATATAGATTATATTATTGTTCCAAACGGAGGTGGAGGCTTGTGTGCTGGCATAAGTACATTCGTGAAGTCGGTAAGTCCGGAAACAAAAGTTGTAGGTGTTGAACCTGAAGGTGCTCCGTCCATGACTTTAGCGCTGAAAGAAAGACAACCAAGAGAAGTTCCTTCAATAGATAGATTTGTTGATGGGGCAGCTGTAAAGAAAGTCGGAGAACTTACCTATAATATATGCAGTCAGAATCTGGATAATATGTTATTGGTTCCTGAAGGGAAAGTTTGTACTACTATTTTACAGCTATATAATAAGGATGCAATTGTAGTTGAGCCCGCAGGAGCTCTTTCGGTGGCCGTACTGGATCAGCTTAAAGAGGAAATAAAAGGTAAAAATGTAGTTTGTATAATTAGTGGCAGCAATAATGATATCGACAGAATGCAGGAAATAAAAGAACGTTCCTTATTATATGAAGGTTTGAAACACTACTTTGTTTTGGAATTTCCTCAACGTCCCGGTGCTTTAAAAGAATTTGTGACCAATATTATGGGAGAAAATAATGACATTACCTACTTTCAGTTTTCCAAAAAGAATAATAAAGAAAGTGGTCCTGCTGTAATAGGTATTGAGGTGGAGACCCCTGAAGACTTTGAAAACCTAAGAAAAAGAATGGATCAGAATATGCTGAAGTATACTTATCTTAATAATGATCAGCTTCTCTTTAATAACCTTATTGGGTAG
- the ilvN gene encoding acetolactate synthase small subunit, with the protein MKQQYTITVYAEDQIGLLARITIIFSRRKINIDSLNTSASEIPGIHRFTILIDETEEVVRKLCRQIEKQVEVLKAYYDTDQEIVWQEMALFKVPTKQVTEKMVVERLLREYGARVLAIREDFTVFETTGHKEETEKLIKVFENYGLIEFVRSARIAIIKKSEGFHKKIKEFEAKEPGEEVQENEFLNENEKVFTM; encoded by the coding sequence ATGAAACAACAATATACAATCACCGTTTATGCAGAAGATCAGATAGGCTTGTTAGCCCGTATCACTATCATATTTTCCAGAAGAAAAATCAATATAGACAGCCTTAATACATCCGCTTCTGAAATTCCCGGAATTCATCGTTTCACCATTTTAATTGATGAAACTGAGGAAGTAGTACGCAAACTATGCCGCCAGATTGAAAAACAAGTAGAAGTACTGAAGGCGTATTATGATACAGATCAGGAAATTGTATGGCAGGAAATGGCGCTGTTCAAGGTTCCGACTAAACAGGTAACTGAAAAAATGGTTGTAGAACGACTATTGCGTGAATATGGGGCAAGAGTTCTGGCGATTAGAGAGGATTTTACTGTTTTCGAAACGACCGGCCACAAGGAAGAAACGGAGAAGCTGATTAAAGTTTTTGAGAACTATGGTCTCATAGAATTTGTTCGCAGTGCACGCATTGCAATCATTAAAAAAAGTGAAGGTTTCCATAAAAAAATTAAAGAATTTGAAGCAAAAGAACCTGGCGAGGAAGTTCAGGAAAATGAATTCTTAAACGAAAACGAGAAGGTTTTCACAATGTAA
- a CDS encoding SusD/RagB family nutrient-binding outer membrane lipoprotein — translation MKKNTIKILLFSAAIGFFVSSCNDFDDINKDPNAASAEQVMPEYFLNNALVNAQMNPDTAERSFVLYWKTAGRQQYTTGISGGTYSDDWSTVYWNDLSNWLKSVNLAITIGQEKTANGTATNYNNNVIQVSRIWRAYLMSELTDNFGSAPIDGFKGVNPEFNSQKDVYYFLLAELKDAVTKIDPSITGMTSKTKNVDIAYGMDWDKWVKYANSMRMRLAMRLSEVDPGKAKSEFEDAVKGNKFIATSGDNFAVVEKDGWDGLTGVMSRSWNSQILSETSNNLMLGLGGVKSQDQLPSYLHASVKPDNYIGLSFPDSFPKKTNDPSTGYFLDGLPNKIDPRAYKNFYIPGDNQSAEFEPWFAAASDAALVRKMKYNDGSEVSVNTKYTWSTYPIGDWGTALALNEVRGSASYTPALAKQYRHSTNKRVFFASWETYFLIAEAALRGWATPINDQAAYERGIKESFDYNNVGQFYASYISSTEYSRVGTSVSYSHTTEPGATHTMDYKDGKTGVAGTAQIKYPSNTIYKNGSVNNDKLTKIITQKFIANTPWLPLETWNDQRRLGLPFFENPAVENPLPNLPNLNSSNYMTNSVKNFPQRLPYPSGFRNSDPKGYAQAVSLLGGADAVLTPLWWAKKQ, via the coding sequence ATGAAAAAGAATACAATTAAAATACTTTTATTTTCAGCAGCAATTGGTTTTTTTGTATCGAGTTGTAATGACTTCGATGATATTAATAAGGATCCTAATGCTGCTTCAGCAGAGCAAGTAATGCCTGAGTACTTTTTGAATAATGCACTTGTAAATGCTCAGATGAATCCTGATACAGCTGAAAGATCATTCGTGCTTTACTGGAAAACTGCCGGAAGACAGCAATATACTACAGGAATTTCTGGTGGAACATATAGTGATGATTGGAGTACTGTTTATTGGAATGACCTATCTAATTGGCTAAAAAGTGTTAATCTGGCTATTACGATTGGTCAAGAAAAGACTGCAAACGGAACAGCTACTAACTATAATAATAATGTTATCCAGGTTTCAAGAATTTGGAGAGCATATTTGATGAGTGAATTAACTGATAATTTCGGTTCAGCACCTATAGATGGATTTAAAGGTGTTAATCCAGAATTCAATTCTCAAAAGGATGTTTATTATTTTTTATTAGCAGAGCTTAAGGATGCGGTGACTAAAATTGATCCTTCAATTACAGGAATGACATCAAAGACAAAGAATGTAGACATTGCTTATGGGATGGACTGGGATAAATGGGTTAAATATGCCAACTCCATGAGAATGAGATTGGCTATGCGTTTGTCAGAAGTAGATCCTGGTAAGGCAAAATCTGAGTTTGAAGATGCTGTAAAAGGTAATAAGTTTATTGCTACATCTGGTGACAACTTTGCTGTTGTAGAAAAAGATGGATGGGATGGCCTTACTGGTGTAATGTCAAGATCTTGGAATTCACAAATTTTATCAGAAACATCAAATAATTTAATGCTAGGGCTGGGAGGTGTAAAATCCCAGGATCAGTTACCTTCCTATTTGCATGCATCTGTTAAACCTGATAATTATATTGGTTTGTCTTTCCCGGATTCGTTTCCTAAAAAGACTAATGATCCTTCTACAGGTTATTTTTTAGATGGGCTTCCAAATAAAATTGATCCAAGAGCTTATAAGAATTTCTATATTCCGGGAGACAATCAGAGTGCTGAATTTGAACCGTGGTTTGCTGCTGCATCAGATGCTGCTTTGGTAAGAAAAATGAAATATAATGATGGTTCTGAAGTTTCTGTAAATACAAAATATACATGGAGCACTTATCCTATTGGAGACTGGGGAACAGCTTTAGCATTAAATGAAGTAAGAGGAAGTGCAAGTTATACTCCGGCATTAGCTAAACAATACAGACATAGTACCAATAAAAGAGTATTCTTTGCTAGTTGGGAAACTTACTTTTTGATTGCTGAAGCAGCTCTCCGCGGATGGGCTACTCCTATAAATGATCAAGCGGCTTATGAAAGAGGAATAAAAGAAAGTTTTGATTATAATAATGTTGGTCAGTTCTATGCTAGCTATATTAGTTCTACAGAATACAGCAGAGTTGGAACATCTGTAAGCTATTCACATACTACCGAGCCAGGAGCTACTCATACAATGGATTATAAAGACGGAAAAACAGGAGTTGCCGGTACAGCACAGATTAAGTATCCATCAAATACTATCTATAAAAATGGTAGTGTTAATAATGATAAATTGACTAAGATTATTACTCAGAAATTTATAGCAAATACACCTTGGTTACCATTAGAAACATGGAATGATCAAAGAAGGTTAGGTTTACCATTCTTTGAAAACCCTGCAGTAGAAAATCCGTTACCAAACTTGCCAAATCTTAATTCATCTAATTATATGACGAATTCCGTGAAAAATTTCCCACAAAGATTACCTTATCCAAGTGGGTTCAGAAATAGTGACCCCAAAGGTTACGCGCAAGCTGTTAGTTTGTTAGGTGGAGCAGATGCTGTATTAACACCATTATGGTGGGCTAAGAAACAGTAA
- a CDS encoding SusC/RagA family TonB-linked outer membrane protein, translated as MKKVVIKLGLLQMPLLLASVMSYAQKKDSIKTSSIDEVVVTAYGIKKEKKALGYVFQDIKGADVVEAREVNVTDAMVGKVSGLQLVKSSTGPAGSSKIILRGFNSLTGDNQPLIVVDGVPMSNFIGSTNNDFWNAEPDMGNGLSDLNPEDIENVTVLKGGAASALYGSRAGNGVIMITTKKGKKNKGAGITYSNTLSIETMFVYPKVQREFSQGTDGKFVADSGLNWGEKITGQTVTRWDGKKETLRSYDNLNTFFRPGITDNNTITFQQAVSENTSVFSSLSYLSSSGLIPNTKYDRLNATARVTTKFGENNRWSSDFKIQYMNTYAENRPVGGRDTSYYGQLLTLPTTINIAEFREGMDQLGATARWYTPAGTKQSNPYWFIYNRLNSDARNRFMMNANLRYEFTDWLNVDVKVGSDFYNTKTEGKTYTGGPTDNFYSTGQQKFIENNYIASLNLKKDNLFGKWSGAFSVFGQIMTSNYNTNSMSGILDVPNYFSVKNFLAYNSGRVNEGRTKQQINSAFATLDIDYDGFWFINATARNDWSSTMSKANRSYFYPSVSTSLVITDMFKKLWDNSTPFGKIITFAKIRGSYAVTGNSLKPYELYNTYVIDHDPLGNLTASGGKILYNENVQSELLKTYEFGVNLRFFNRIDLDVNYYDTHATRQLIKLPMNPLSGYAFRMINAGDIQNKGIEVILNADLVRKANFKWNLSTNFSKNTNKVLNLTDGVDFYPLAGYDNLSVGAYTGQRYGVIYGTKYARIEDPNSQFYGKKILNGQGLPTTDGKQYILGDQTPRALVGITNRFNFKNISLSFQVDGRFGGKFYTGTMNTLKGAGLANETVINGSRDKFVVDGVVSDGKGGYQQNTMEVTPQNYWNTVSNTGNLGINEENVFDATNVRLRNVQITYSLPKSLFKNSPFQSAKFSFSVNNVWMIYSKVKGVDPESSYALSSNATGFENLSYPTSRSYVFNLTVGF; from the coding sequence ATGAAAAAAGTTGTAATTAAACTTGGGCTATTACAAATGCCTTTGCTTTTAGCATCGGTAATGAGTTATGCACAGAAAAAAGATTCTATTAAAACTTCCAGTATTGATGAAGTTGTTGTTACTGCTTATGGTATTAAGAAAGAGAAAAAGGCTTTAGGTTATGTTTTCCAAGATATCAAAGGAGCTGATGTTGTAGAAGCCAGAGAAGTGAATGTTACGGATGCAATGGTAGGTAAAGTAAGTGGTCTTCAATTAGTGAAGTCTTCCACAGGGCCTGCAGGTTCATCTAAGATTATTTTAAGAGGTTTCAACTCTTTAACAGGAGATAACCAGCCACTTATTGTAGTAGATGGTGTTCCGATGTCGAACTTTATTGGTTCCACTAATAACGATTTTTGGAATGCAGAGCCAGACATGGGGAATGGATTAAGTGACCTTAACCCTGAGGATATTGAGAATGTAACAGTATTGAAAGGTGGAGCGGCTTCTGCTTTATATGGCTCAAGAGCTGGTAACGGTGTCATTATGATTACCACTAAAAAAGGTAAGAAAAATAAAGGCGCAGGTATTACTTATTCAAATACTCTAAGTATTGAAACGATGTTTGTCTATCCTAAAGTACAACGAGAGTTCTCTCAAGGGACAGATGGGAAATTTGTTGCAGACTCAGGATTAAACTGGGGAGAAAAAATTACAGGTCAGACAGTTACAAGATGGGATGGTAAAAAAGAAACTTTAAGATCTTATGATAACCTTAATACTTTTTTCAGACCTGGTATTACTGACAATAATACAATAACATTCCAGCAAGCTGTTAGTGAAAATACAAGTGTTTTTTCTTCATTAAGTTATTTATCAAGTTCAGGACTGATACCAAATACCAAATATGATCGCTTGAATGCTACGGCAAGAGTTACTACTAAATTTGGTGAGAATAATAGATGGTCGAGTGATTTCAAGATTCAGTATATGAATACTTATGCAGAGAATAGACCTGTTGGAGGGCGAGATACAAGTTATTATGGTCAGTTATTAACATTGCCTACAACAATAAATATTGCTGAATTTAGAGAAGGAATGGACCAATTAGGGGCAACAGCAAGATGGTATACCCCGGCAGGAACTAAACAAAGTAATCCATACTGGTTTATTTATAATCGCCTAAATAGTGATGCCAGAAACCGATTTATGATGAATGCAAACCTAAGGTATGAATTTACTGATTGGTTGAACGTAGATGTAAAAGTAGGTTCTGATTTTTATAATACTAAAACTGAAGGAAAAACATATACTGGTGGACCAACAGATAATTTTTACTCAACAGGTCAACAAAAATTTATTGAAAATAATTACATAGCCAGTTTAAATCTGAAAAAAGATAATTTATTTGGAAAATGGAGTGGTGCTTTTTCAGTTTTCGGACAAATTATGACTAGTAATTATAATACTAATAGTATGTCTGGGATATTAGATGTGCCAAATTATTTTTCAGTAAAAAACTTCCTTGCCTATAATTCTGGTCGTGTTAATGAAGGTAGAACCAAGCAACAGATAAATTCCGCTTTTGCTACATTAGATATAGATTATGATGGTTTTTGGTTTATTAATGCAACCGCTAGAAATGACTGGTCGTCTACAATGTCCAAAGCGAATAGATCATATTTTTACCCATCAGTAAGTACCTCTTTGGTCATTACTGACATGTTTAAAAAACTTTGGGACAATTCTACACCATTTGGAAAAATAATTACATTTGCTAAAATCCGAGGATCTTATGCTGTAACAGGTAATTCATTGAAACCTTACGAATTGTATAATACATATGTTATAGACCATGATCCATTAGGAAATCTTACTGCATCAGGTGGAAAAATCTTGTATAATGAAAATGTACAGAGCGAATTATTAAAAACCTATGAATTTGGGGTTAATTTAAGATTCTTTAATCGTATAGATTTAGATGTAAACTATTATGATACTCATGCTACAAGACAGTTGATTAAACTTCCTATGAATCCATTATCTGGTTATGCGTTTAGGATGATTAATGCAGGTGATATTCAAAATAAAGGTATAGAAGTTATATTAAATGCTGATTTAGTTAGAAAGGCTAACTTTAAATGGAACTTAAGTACAAATTTTTCTAAAAATACCAATAAAGTTCTTAATCTAACAGATGGTGTTGATTTTTACCCACTAGCAGGTTATGATAACTTATCTGTAGGTGCATATACAGGGCAGAGATATGGAGTTATTTATGGAACAAAATATGCGAGAATAGAAGACCCAAATAGCCAATTTTATGGAAAGAAAATATTAAATGGACAAGGACTTCCTACTACAGATGGTAAGCAATACATTTTAGGTGATCAGACACCTAGAGCTCTTGTTGGGATTACCAATCGCTTTAATTTTAAAAATATAAGTTTATCATTCCAGGTAGATGGAAGATTTGGAGGAAAGTTCTATACAGGTACAATGAATACTCTAAAAGGAGCTGGTCTTGCTAATGAAACTGTTATAAATGGTTCAAGAGATAAATTTGTTGTAGACGGAGTTGTATCAGATGGTAAAGGTGGTTACCAACAAAATACTATGGAAGTAACTCCACAAAACTATTGGAATACAGTTTCTAATACCGGGAATTTAGGTATTAATGAAGAAAACGTTTTTGATGCAACAAATGTAAGATTAAGAAATGTACAAATAACTTATAGTTTACCTAAGAGTTTGTTTAAGAATTCTCCATTCCAGAGTGCAAAATTCTCATTCTCAGTAAATAATGTATGGATGATTTATAGTAAGGTGAAAGGAGTAGATCCTGAATCATCTTATGCATTGAGTTCTAATGCTACAGGATTTGAAAATCTTTCATATCCAACTTCAAGAAGCTATGTATTTAATCTAACTGTTGGTTTCTAA
- the ilvB gene encoding biosynthetic-type acetolactate synthase large subunit, translating to METTQLQDKTIQTNHKNLFKEGDTISGSQALLDALVAEGVHTIFGYPGGAIMPIYDALYDFQDTLKHILVRHEQGGIHAAQGYARTSGEVGVAFATSGPGATNLVTGLADAQIDSTPLVCITGQVFAHLLGTDAFQETDVINVTMPVTKWNYQVTDATQLPAVLAKAFFIARSGRPGPVLIDITKNAQLQQFEYPGYTKCDHLRSYRPKPIIRNEYIEKAAEIINEAKKPFVIFGQGVILGKAEREFLDFIEKGNFPSAWTIMGESAIPTTHPLGVGMLGMHGNYGPNVLTNECDVLIAVGMRFDDRVTGRLDKYAKQAQVIHLDIDPAEVDKNVKTTVPVWGDCKETLPLLTKLIKSNDHSGWLAEFRKYEAEEEKQCIQPEKNPEGEVLSMAEVLEALNELTNGDAVIVTDVGQHQMVACRYAKFNQTRSNITSGGLGTMGFGLPAAIGAKYGAPDRTVVAIAGDGGFQMTLQELGTIMQYDIDVKILILNNEFLGMVRQWQELFNDRRYSSVNITSPNFVALAGAYGIQGNSVKVRSDLKTALRTMLEHKGSYLLEVMVGKENNVFPMVPQGCSVAEIRLK from the coding sequence ATGGAAACGACTCAGTTACAAGATAAAACAATACAAACAAATCATAAAAACTTATTTAAAGAAGGAGATACAATTTCCGGTTCTCAGGCCCTGCTGGATGCATTAGTTGCTGAAGGTGTACATACTATTTTTGGTTATCCCGGTGGAGCAATTATGCCAATCTATGATGCATTATACGACTTTCAGGATACGCTAAAGCATATTTTAGTGCGTCATGAGCAAGGAGGGATTCATGCAGCGCAGGGATATGCCCGTACGAGTGGGGAGGTCGGCGTTGCGTTTGCAACAAGCGGTCCGGGGGCTACCAATTTAGTAACCGGATTAGCCGATGCTCAGATAGATTCTACGCCGCTTGTATGTATTACCGGGCAAGTATTTGCACATCTTTTAGGAACAGATGCATTTCAGGAAACTGATGTAATCAATGTAACCATGCCAGTTACCAAGTGGAATTATCAGGTAACTGATGCTACACAACTGCCAGCGGTTTTAGCAAAAGCATTTTTCATTGCGCGTTCCGGAAGGCCAGGCCCTGTGTTGATAGATATTACTAAAAATGCTCAGCTGCAACAATTCGAATATCCGGGATATACGAAGTGTGATCATCTACGCAGCTACCGTCCCAAACCAATTATAAGAAACGAATATATAGAGAAAGCTGCTGAAATTATTAATGAAGCTAAAAAGCCATTTGTAATCTTTGGACAGGGCGTAATCCTGGGTAAGGCAGAAAGAGAGTTTCTTGATTTTATTGAAAAAGGAAATTTTCCGTCAGCATGGACCATTATGGGAGAAAGTGCAATTCCTACGACTCATCCTTTAGGAGTCGGTATGCTGGGAATGCACGGCAATTATGGACCAAACGTTTTAACAAATGAATGTGATGTTTTAATTGCTGTAGGGATGCGTTTCGACGACCGGGTAACAGGAAGACTGGACAAATATGCAAAGCAGGCACAGGTAATTCATTTGGATATTGACCCTGCTGAAGTTGATAAAAATGTTAAAACTACAGTACCAGTTTGGGGTGATTGTAAAGAAACTTTACCTCTCCTTACTAAGCTTATAAAAAGTAATGATCATAGTGGTTGGCTGGCCGAATTCAGAAAATATGAGGCTGAAGAAGAAAAACAATGTATACAGCCAGAAAAAAATCCTGAAGGAGAAGTATTATCCATGGCAGAAGTTCTGGAAGCACTGAATGAGCTTACCAATGGCGATGCTGTTATTGTTACAGACGTTGGACAGCATCAGATGGTAGCTTGCCGTTATGCAAAGTTTAATCAAACACGTTCTAATATTACTTCCGGTGGTTTAGGGACAATGGGATTCGGGCTTCCCGCAGCTATCGGTGCTAAATACGGGGCTCCTGACAGAACCGTGGTAGCTATTGCGGGAGATGGAGGTTTCCAAATGACTTTACAGGAATTAGGAACTATCATGCAGTATGATATAGATGTGAAAATTCTGATACTGAATAATGAATTCCTTGGGATGGTGAGACAATGGCAAGAACTATTTAATGATCGCAGATATTCATCTGTAAATATTACAAGTCCAAACTTTGTAGCATTAGCCGGAGCTTATGGAATCCAAGGTAATTCGGTTAAAGTTCGTTCTGATCTGAAAACAGCATTGAGAACGATGCTGGAGCATAAAGGTTCTTATTTACTTGAAGTAATGGTAGGAAAAGAAAACAATGTATTTCCAATGGTTCCGCAAGGATGCAGTGTAGCAGAAATCAGATTGAAATAA
- the ilvC gene encoding ketol-acid reductoisomerase, which yields MATINFGGVEEKVVTREEFPLEKAREVLSNETVAVIGYGVQGPGQALNQKDNGVNVIVGQRKNSKSWDKAVADGFVPGETLFEIEEALEKGTIICYLLSDAAQIELWPTVQKNLTPGKALYFSHGFGITFNEQTGIVPPKDVDVFLVAPKGSGTSLRRMFLQGRGLNSSYAIYQDATGKAKDRVVALGIAVGSGYLFETDFRKEVFSDLTGERGTLMGAIQGIFAAQYEVLRANGHSPSEAFNETVEELTQSLMPLVAENGMDWMYANCSTTAQRGALDWWKKFRDASKPVFEELYESVATGKESQRSIDSNSQTDYREKLNQELTELQQSEMWQAGKAVRSLRPENQNV from the coding sequence ATGGCAACAATTAATTTCGGAGGAGTAGAAGAAAAGGTAGTAACAAGAGAAGAGTTTCCTTTAGAAAAAGCTAGAGAGGTACTTAGTAATGAAACAGTAGCTGTTATCGGTTATGGAGTACAAGGGCCGGGGCAGGCACTAAACCAAAAAGACAATGGTGTTAATGTTATCGTTGGACAGCGTAAAAACTCTAAAAGTTGGGATAAAGCTGTTGCAGACGGATTTGTTCCTGGGGAAACATTATTCGAAATCGAAGAAGCTTTAGAAAAAGGTACAATTATTTGCTATTTATTAAGCGATGCTGCACAGATCGAGTTGTGGCCAACAGTACAAAAGAATTTAACACCCGGTAAAGCATTATATTTCTCTCACGGTTTTGGAATTACTTTCAATGAGCAAACGGGAATCGTTCCTCCAAAAGATGTTGATGTGTTCTTAGTAGCACCTAAAGGCTCAGGTACATCATTGCGTCGTATGTTCCTACAGGGTAGAGGACTTAATAGTTCTTATGCAATTTATCAGGATGCTACAGGTAAAGCTAAAGATCGTGTAGTAGCATTAGGTATTGCTGTAGGTAGTGGTTATTTGTTTGAAACAGATTTCAGAAAAGAAGTTTTCTCCGACCTTACAGGAGAAAGAGGAACGTTGATGGGAGCTATCCAAGGGATTTTTGCTGCTCAATATGAAGTGCTAAGAGCCAATGGACACTCTCCTTCTGAAGCATTCAATGAAACTGTTGAAGAATTAACCCAGTCTTTAATGCCATTAGTAGCAGAAAACGGTATGGACTGGATGTATGCAAACTGTTCTACAACTGCACAAAGAGGGGCATTAGACTGGTGGAAGAAATTCAGAGATGCAAGTAAACCTGTATTCGAAGAGTTATATGAAAGTGTAGCAACAGGAAAAGAGTCTCAGCGTTCTATTGACAGTAACTCGCAAACTGACTACCGTGAGAAGCTAAATCAGGAATTAACAGAACTTCAGCAAAGCGAAATGTGGCAAGCTGGTAAGGCTGTTCGTAGCCTTCGTCCGGAAAACCAGAATGTATAA